In the Rhodothermia bacterium genome, TGTAGCGGGGCGTCCTTTCTGTGTATTGCCTCGGATGTCTGGCGGCACGCTGACAAGTCTTATCCATCATACCCAACTTACAGAAGATCAAACGGTTAATATTGCACTTGGATTGGTGGATGCCCTGCAATTTGCCCATCATCGGGCAATTTTGCACTGCGACATTAAGCCGGATAATGTGATGTTGGATGATAGCCTTAATCCAATCTGGATTGATTTTGGGATTGCGAAAGAAATTGATACCCGCACAGATGTGGTTTCGGTGATGAGCGAGGTCGGAAATGTGGCGGTTGGCACTGCCCCTTATATGTCTCCAGAACACTTTGCAGGCCGTCATGCGCTTTGCCCACAGTCCGATCTATGGAGCATGGGGGTGCTTATGGTTAGGATGCTCACCCGTACCTACCCCTTTGGGATGCACTTTGAACAAGTACGACAACGAACGTTGATACAACGCTGGGAGACCTTGGAGCAATTACCCGCTTTTAAGGAAACAGGGCTTCCGCTTGAGATTTCCAAAGAAATGCAAGCCGTATTAGTGAAGTGTTTACAGGTGGAATTGGAGGATCGTTATCAGACAGCCGCCGAGTTGAAGTCGGATTTGCTCGCGTTGCAACAACATCGTATCCCGACGTATGCCCTACCCGGCGAAGCTGCCGTTGCCGAGACAGAATCAATGACGATGGAAGTGGCCATGCCGCTTAAGCCAGATCAATCGGCAAGTGGGTTAAATGAAAAAGAGGCGCCGCAAAGTAAGAAACTCCTTCGTTGGTTAGGCTTGGGGATCTTAATTCTATCGGGAAGTTTTGGAAGTGCGATGCTGGCAAACCGTTTTTTGGGGAATACCCCGTCTGAGGTAGTCAATACGCAGGCGGGGGAGCCGAAAATAAAGCAACCAAACCAAAACAATCCAGGGGGCAATACCCAAAAGATGGTAGAAAACACCCCTCAAAATGTGCGAACGAATAGCCCCGCTGTAGGTACGCCTTATGTGGAACAAAGTAATCTAAGATCACTCTCATCCGATCCTATTTCCGGAAGCACAACCCCCGTTTCTCCAAGTGCCCAAAAAGAACTGCCCAAAACAACGACCACCATAGAGGAGACCCCTGTAAAAGTACAGGTACAGTTTGTGCCAAACATGAATTACGATGCCAGTAGATCGGGGATAAATCACAAAAGTTATAACCCCTCATCGGGGATAATTAAACCATTTGATTATTATGTTGGTCAAACAGTAGAATGGCGTGTTATTGGAAATGGTACTTTGGCCGGAAAAATTTGCGCTGGAAAAGAAGTTCTCTCCGAAGACAAGCCACTCAAAATAGATTGGACTAAAAACTGTCAATAGGTTTTTTAACAAAGGCTACGGTCTGCAATCCTGCCTTTAAGACATAGATATACATGAAAAACCACCGCTGTTTTGTGTTTCTGCTCCTTTATTTGGGGCTTTTCTCGTATGCTGACGCACAAAGTACGCCAACACTTTTGCCTCGTGCTTTCAAGTGCGAAGAACTTAAAACGGCCTTTCAACACTACGCCTATTCCGAGTTTGAAGAAACCCGTATCGCATTGGCCGCACTCAAAGACGAGGCCCTTTCACCCACCTGCAAGGCCGAAAAATACATGCTCGTTGGGGCGGTTAATGTGGTTTCTTTCATGATGAACCAGTCTGGAACATTTGAGGAGGCAGACCGCAATTTTGTAGTGGCGCTTCTTGCAGACCCATTCCGGGCAATGGATGAGGCCGCGTTCCCGCCGCTGCTTATTCGGAAGCGTTTCGAATATAACCGTCAACAACTGAACCAAGGCGACCTACAAATGGCCTCATCCGATGTGGCCGATAGCCCTGAATCGGCCCTGCACAGTGCAGAGTTAAACGCAGTTCGGTCTTACGTGGGACAATATTTTTCTCCAGAGCGATTTGCCACGATCCTTTCCGATACCGATATGGCCGAGGCCATTCTTTCGGTACGTCATGCAAGTAAGAGCCGGATCGAAGAATTGGTACGAGATTCTTCTGGCGTCACCGTTTCTGCCGCCAACCTAATTAACCGTAAAAGCATCCTGTCCTCGGTTAACCAAAGTGGTGTTTTGTTCGATATGGAAAAGCCTTATGTACGCTTGGACATTACCGAGACCATTGAAGGGGCTTCAAGCCAGAGTCGTGTGGCCCTAACCGGAATAAAAAAAGCCCTCCAAGAGGCGGGATTTACGGTGATAGACGAAACGACGCCCAATACGGAAGCACATATTTTGGTAAGAGGCAATGTGGATGCGGCTGCCGATAGAATTGGCATGGGAATGGGATGGGGGGGATGGGCGATTGCTAACCTAACGATGCGGTGGGCGGATGGAAGTAACTATGAGTTTGGGTCTCAAATCGAGAAAAAAGACGGAAAAGGCAAGATGATGCAACGGGAGGCCGCTTTTTCGGCGTTGGAAAACCTAACCGCCACACTTGCCAGTCATATCAAACAAACCTGCATCTCGGAGTGGAATAGCCGCACCTTGAATGGCGCCATTCATCTGATTGAACTTCGTGGTAACTTAAATTACGAAGACTTCCGCAGGATGTTGGTACAACTCTCCACATTTGCGCTAAATGATCCCTTGGATAACCCACGTTTCGTAGCAGATGGAACAACGCTGGTCTATATCCGCTATCGTCCACAAGACGGGGATTTGGCCGATGTAATCCGTCGGGAAGGGTTTTACAACCTGAGCAAGAGCTATAAAACCGAAGTGCAACAAGTGTCTTTTAATCATATTGTCCTCAATGTGAAAGCGGATCTCTGATTTTTCAAAAAAGGCGTCCTACGCCGCACGGTTATTACCATGTCTCTGTTTAATTTTAAACGCTCTGTTCGTGTTTTTTTCGGATGGGGCGTTTTATGCTTCCTCCACACGGGGATGTTACAAGCCCAAGAAACAGCTGGCCAAGCCAATTTACGGGATAGTATCCAGACGGATAGCGCGTTCATAGCACCAAAGCCCGATACTATTCGGGTGGCGGTATGGCCTTTTCAATATACGGGATTGCTCCAAAAAGAAACGGACTTGGCGTATGCCAGTGGTCTCCGATTGCTTTTGGGGGCATACCTAAGTGCCTATTCCACCATCCGAACGAGCGACAGGGTAGAAATGCAGGAAGTGCTACAAATGGCACAACTTAGCCGTTTCGGCCCAGAGAGTCAGTCCATCCCCCTCGATTTTGAAGGAGCGGACTATATCATTATGGGACAATACTTTATGCGAAATCGGACGAGTTTTGCACATTTACAAGTCCGCATGTTTTCAGTAAAAAATGGCGCGATTCTTGCAGAACGACATTTAAATCTCCCTCGGCTCTCGATAGAGCGGGTTCCTGCTTTTTTGCAAGCATTTGCCCAAGACGTGGCAACTAAACTAGAACGTAGCGAAGCGACTCCGGATTTCTCCTCGCAAGTAACTTGTAAAAAAGGTGGAAT is a window encoding:
- a CDS encoding protein kinase, with product MSTIQLNLSDRLASGTVVGRFVVGQWLASGGTADIYGCYPASDFRPPASAEAYRYVIKLFRYQGDAEQYDRRVRLFDKEVTTLRSLSGNIHIINVLEHGDYVAKPDVAGRPFCVLPRMSGGTLTSLIHHTQLTEDQTVNIALGLVDALQFAHHRAILHCDIKPDNVMLDDSLNPIWIDFGIAKEIDTRTDVVSVMSEVGNVAVGTAPYMSPEHFAGRHALCPQSDLWSMGVLMVRMLTRTYPFGMHFEQVRQRTLIQRWETLEQLPAFKETGLPLEISKEMQAVLVKCLQVELEDRYQTAAELKSDLLALQQHRIPTYALPGEAAVAETESMTMEVAMPLKPDQSASGLNEKEAPQSKKLLRWLGLGILILSGSFGSAMLANRFLGNTPSEVVNTQAGEPKIKQPNQNNPGGNTQKMVENTPQNVRTNSPAVGTPYVEQSNLRSLSSDPISGSTTPVSPSAQKELPKTTTTIEETPVKVQVQFVPNMNYDASRSGINHKSYNPSSGIIKPFDYYVGQTVEWRVIGNGTLAGKICAGKEVLSEDKPLKIDWTKNCQ